The Setaria italica strain Yugu1 chromosome IX, Setaria_italica_v2.0, whole genome shotgun sequence genome has a window encoding:
- the LOC101754448 gene encoding transcription factor bHLH106-like, which yields MFPAAEVSALAGAAGRQGEGGVVPMAMLPPFFMDSIWPAAAGGAGATGATDSEEDEAAAAAAAAAAHDRALAASRNHREAEKRRRERIKSHLDRLRSVLSCDPKIDKASLLAKAVERVRDLKQRVAGVGEAAPAHLFPTEHDEIVVLASGGAVFEASVCCDDRSDLLPELIETLRALRLRTLRAEMATLGGRVRNVLVLARDVDGSGVTGDDDGYGGRTDSAGSVEGNAGGGGDFLKEALRALVERPGAGGGDRPKRRRVSGTNMQAAA from the exons ATGTTCCCGGCGGCCGAGGTGTcggcgctcgccggcgcggcggggcggcagGGTGAGGGCGGCGTCGTGCCGATGGCGATGCTGCCGCCCTTCTTCATGGACTCCatctggccggcggcggcgggcggggcgggcgcTACCGGCGCCACCGACtccgaggaggacgaggcggcggcggcggcggccgccgccgccgcccacgaccGCGCGCTCGCGGCGTCGCGCAACCACCGCGAGGCCGAGAAGCGCCGGCGCGAGCGGATCAAGTCGCACCTCGACCGCCTCCGCAGCGTCCTCTCCTGCGACCCCAAG ATAGACAAGGCGTCGCTGCTCGCGAAGGCGGTGGAAAGGGTGCGTGACCTGAAGCAGCGGGTggccggcgtcggggaggcggcgccggcgcaccTGTTCCCGACGGAGCACGATGAGATCGTGGTGCTCGCGTCGGGCGGCGCCGTGTTCGAGGCCTCCGTCTGCTGCGACGACCGCTCCGACCTCCTCCCGGAGCTCATCGAGACGCTGCGCGCGCTCCGCCTCCGCACGCTCCGCGCCGAGATGGCCACCCTCGGCGGCCGCGTCCGCAACGTGCTCGTCCTGGCGCGCGACGTCGATGGCAGCGGTGTTACCGGAGACGATGACGGTTACGGCGGCCGTACTGACTCGGCTGGCTCCGTCGAGGgcaacgccggcggcggcggcgacttcCTGAAGGAGGCCCTGAGGGCTCTGGTGGAGAGGCCGGGAGCTGGAGGCGGCGACCGACCAAAGAGGCGACGTGTCTCGGGCACGAACATGCAAGCGGCGGCGTag
- the LOC101779349 gene encoding protein MIZU-KUSSEI 1 yields the protein MARTMPSSPLSRATPPLSPTAGGTPSRLAVAPASPSTPQCAIPASPHTPGRGRAGGASTPPPATPRTPRPEITLRQPSSKASQKRAPAAVRKPSRALRAIRALIRSLPIVAPAACRPASALPRRYTKPHDGHGGSGGARVTGTFYGHRRARITLAVQERPGSLPSLVLELGVPTGKLMQELSAGGHVRIALECEKKSKKSAPPDGNGGGGGNVSLLEEAMWTAYVNGRRVGYAVRREASEGDLAVMQLLSTVSVGAGVLPGDVVDAPAGAEADGEVTYMRAGFDRVVGSKDSESFYMVNPEGGAGGGTELSIFLVRV from the coding sequence ATGGCGCGCACGATGCCGTCGAGCCCGCTGTcgcgcgccacgccgccgctctcccCGACGGCCGGCGGCACCCCGAGCCGCCTGGCCGTGGCGCCGGCCTCCCCGTCCACCCCGCAGTGCGCCATCCCGGCGTCGCCGCACACGCCGGGCAGGGGCAGGGCGGGAGGCgcgtccaccccgccgccggccacgcccCGCACACCGAGGCCGGAGATCACGCTCCGGCAGCCGTCGTCGAAGGCGTCGCAGaagcgcgcgcccgccgccgtccggaAGCCGTCGCGGGCGCTCCGCGCCATCCGCGCGCTGATCCGGTCGCTGCCCATTGTCGCGCCCGCCGCGTGCCGCCCGGCGTCCGCGCTCCCGCGGCGCTACACCAAGCCGCACGACGgacacggcggcagcggcggcgcgcgcgtcaCCGGCACGTTCTACGGCCACCGACGCGCACGCATCACCCTCGCCGTGCAGGAGCGCCCCGGCAGCCTCCCGTCCCTCGTGCTCGAGCTCGGCGTGCCAACGGGGAAGCTCATGCAGGAGCTCTCCGCCGGCGGGCACGTCCGCATCGCCCTCGAGTGCGAGAAGAAGTCCAAGAAGTCGGCGCCGCCggacggcaacggcggcggcggtggcaacgTGAGCCTGCTGGAGGAGGCGATGTGGACGGCGTACGTGAACGGGCGCCGCGTCGGGTACGCGGTGCGGCGGGAGGCCTCGGAGGGCGACCTCGCGGTCATGCAGCTTCTGAGCACGGTGTCGGTGGGCGCCGGCGTGCTGCCGGGGGACGTGGTGGacgcgccggcgggggcggaggccgACGGCGAGGTAACGTACATGCGCGCGGGGTTCGACAGGGTGGTCGGAAGCAAGGACTCGGAGTCGTTTTACATGGTCAACCCGgagggaggcgccggcggcggcacagaGCTGAGCATATTCCTTGTCAGGGTGTAG
- the LOC101754848 gene encoding AP-1 complex subunit sigma-1 produces MIHFVLLISRQGKVRLTKWYTPYPQKQRSKVIKEISALVLTRGPKLCNFVDWQGYRVVYKRYASLYFCMCIDPADNELETLQIIHHYVEILDRYFGNVCELDLIFNFHKAYFILDEILIAGELQESNKKAVLRLVTTQDALVEAAKEEASSLSNIIAQATK; encoded by the exons ATG ATACATTTTGTTCTTCTCATCAGTAGGCAGGGGAAGGTGAGGCTGACAAAATGGTACACTCCATATCCACAGAAGCAAAGATCCAAG GTAATCAAAGAAATAAGTGCGCTAGTACTGACGAGAGGCCCCAAGCTGTGTAATTTTGTTGACTGGCAAGGTTATAGAGTCGTGTACAAGAG GTATGCTAGCCTTTACTTCTGCATGTGCATTGATCCTGCTGACAATGAATTGGAAACTCTTCAAATCATCCATCACTATGTTGAGATATTGGACCGGTACTTCGGCAAT GTCTGTGAGCTAGACCTGATATTCAATTTTCATAAG GCTTACTTTATATTGGATGAGATTTTGATTGCTGGTGAACTCCAGGAATCGAACAAGAAAGCGGTTCTACGCCTAGTAACTACACAG GACGCTTTGGTGGAAGCCGCAAAGGAGGAGGCAAGCTCATTGAGCAACATAATTGCACAGGCTACCAAGTAG
- the LOC101752964 gene encoding splicing factor 3B subunit 6-like protein gives MAAVGMRKGNARLPPEVNRVLYVRNLPFNISSEEMYDIFGKYGAIRQIRLGNAKDTRGTAYVVYEDIYDAKNAVDHLSGFNVANRYLIVLYYQPTKMSKKSDVKKKEEEITRLQEKYGIGSKTPGPGSSD, from the coding sequence atggcggcggtgggCATGCGGAAGGGGAACGCGCGTCTCCCGCCGGAGGTGAACCGGGTGCTCTACGTGCGGAACCTGCCGTTCAACATCTCGAGCGAGGAGATGTACGACATCTTCGGCAAGTACGGCGCGATCCGGCAGATCCGGCTGGGCAACGCCAAGGACACGCGCGGCACCGCCTACGTCGTCTACGAGGACATCTACGACGCCAAGAACGCCGTCGACCACCTCTCCGGCTTCAACGTCGCCAACCGCTACCTCATCGTGCTCTACTACCAGCCCACCAAGATGTCCAAGAAATCCGACgtcaagaagaaggaggaggagattaCCAGGCTCCAGGAGAAGTACGGAATCGGGTCCAAGACCCCTGGCCCCGGCTCCAGCGACTGA
- the LOC101753781 gene encoding uncharacterized protein LOC101753781, with protein sequence MEGRGNPPLSTTEAVMKKPRSVASRKPRSTEQLASEYNGMCAPSRNISQDDDTGVEAGGHRRKELYLNSPEMKGSMTHKNDVSRKIRKEDRSGGDYDGHSRSSKSKDAARRGDGVLALECTTRSGSPDNPRLVPRDGSVHGENSIRKVKLKVGGITRTIHTKTIQEAGGSGIPATSDGSSHRHKHKDSGGHTNRDTHGNRVEGKHGNRHDISPSSDLVRKSKRIPKKKPLDGDSDDEDGELRYLEKLRGAKVAPDPMTPGHGAYDDSVDDGLKKKKLPKVSKNKSTPYEVDEDFTMSRFVRDGRKNLQLGDGNESIEEEESEMDEKNGLKEVDSPSDAKIETPGLTTRQRALQGRGGHGESLIEFPDGLPTASSRKQKEKLSEVEIQAKKAEAAQRRKMQVEKAEKEQQAEAMRKILGIDSEKKKEEKKLKEREEKEKQARLEEYRKNCIQTVMGPTGTVITFPESMGLPSIFNSKPVSYPPPREKCAGPNCTNPYKYRDSKTRVPLCSLACYKAVQGRPVQGSEAAQGSAAAQGSAAAQGSVATQGSDAAQGSAATQGSDAAHGSAGKQA encoded by the exons ATGGAGGGGCGTGGGAACCCTCCACTTAGCACCACTGAAGCAGTGATGAAGAAGCCAAGGAGTGTTGCGTCGAGGAAGCCAAGGTCCACGGAGCAACTCGCCTCTGAGTACAATGGCATGTGTGCGCCGTCTCGGAACATTTCCCAGGATGATGACACCGGCGTCGAAGCCGGTGGGCACCGGAGGAAAGAGCTATACCTAAATAGCCCTGAGATGAAGGGCTCCATGACTCATAAGAATGACGTGTCCAGGAAGATAAGGAAGGAAGACAGATCTGGAGGAGACTATGATGGTCACAGCCGGAGCAGCAAATCAAAGGATGCTGCCAGACGTGGTGATGGTGTTCTTGCACTGGAGTGTACTACAAGGTCTGGATCCCCTGATAACCCACGGTTGGTCCCGAGGGATGGCAGTGTGCATGGTGAGAATAGTATTAGAAAAGTAAAGCTCAAAGTTGGCGGGATTACTCGAACCATACATACAAAAACCATCCAAGAAGCGGGTGGTAGTGGCATTCCTGCCACATCGGATGGCTCTTCTCATCGGCATAAGCACAAG gATTCTGGTGGGCACACAAACAGAGATACCCATGGTAATCGTGTTGAAGGAAAACATGGCAATCGGCATGACATCTCGCCATCTTCTGACCTTGTTCGTAAGAGCAAAAGGATTCCTAAGAAGAAACCACTTGATGGagattctgatgatgaagatggtgaattGCGCTATCTGGAAAAACTCCGAGGGGCTAAAGTTGCACCAGATCCTATGACCCCTGGGCATGGAGCTTATGATGATTCTGTTGATGATGGTCTCAAGAAAAAGAAGCTGCCCAAGGTTTCTAAAAACAAGAGCACCCCATATGAAGTGGATGAGGACTTTACAATGTCACGGTTTGTCAGGGATGGTAGGAAGAATTTACAATTAGGGGATGGCAATGAGTCTATTGAAGAGGAGGAATCTGAGATGGATGAAAAGAATGGGCTAAAGGAAGTTGATTCACCTTCAGATGCAAAGATTGAAACTCCTGGTCTTACAACAAGACAGCGAGCCCTTCAAGGCAGGGGTGGGCATGGTGAAAGCCTGATTGAATTTCCTGATGGATTACCAACTGCTTCATCAAGAA AGCAAAAGGAAAAGCTTTCAGAAGTGGAGATACAAGCCAAAAAAGCAGAAGCTGCGCAGAGGCGTAAGATGCAAGTTGAGAAGGCAGAGAAGGAACAACAG GCTGAAGCAATGAGGAAGATACTGGGTATAGATTctgagaagaaaaaggaagagaagaagctgaaagAACGGGAGGAGAAG GAAAAACAAGCAAGATTGGAAGAATACAGGAAAAACTGCATCCAGACTGTCATGGGCCCAACTGGAACTGTCATCACATTCCCTGAGAGTATGGGGCTTCCAAGCATATTTAACTCCAAGCCTGTCAG TTATCCACCTCCAAGGGAGAAGTGTGCAGGCCCAAATTGCACAAACCCGTACAAGTACCGTGACTCCAAGACAAGGGTTCCACTCTGCAGCCTGGCATGCTACAAGGCTGTCCAGGGACGTCCTGTGCAGGGGAGTGAAGCTGCCCAAGGAAGTGCTGCTGCTCAGGGAAGTGCTGCGGCCCAGGGAAGTGTCGCTACCCAGGGAAGTGATGCAGCCCAGGGAAGTGCCGCTACCCAGGGAAGTGATGCGGCCCATGGAAGTGCTGGGAAGCAAGCATGA
- the LOC101752551 gene encoding uncharacterized protein LOC101752551 — protein sequence MKVRASVKRLCGFCKVVKRRGIVFIHCTANQKHKQRQGFSTIAEAAASCLHVPPPPPPPPPVSGSASAAAFAEASKVARQEMLTKFNWPLGLAALLKNGEK from the exons ATGAAGGTCCGCGCGTCGGTGAAGCGCCTGTGCGGGTTCTGCAAGGTGGTGAAGCGCCGGGGCATCGTCTTCATCCACTGCACCGCCAACCAAAAGCACAAGCAGCGCCAGGGCTTCTCCACCATCGCCGAAGCCGCCGCCTCATGCCTCcacgtgccgccgccaccgccaccgccaccgcctgtcagcggctccgcctccgccgcagcGTTTGCGGA GGCTTCGAAAGTGGCTAGACAAGAGATGCTTACAAAATTTAATTGGCCTTTGGGTTTAGCTGCCCTGCTGAAGAATGGCGAAAAATGA
- the LOC101778944 gene encoding G-type lectin S-receptor-like serine/threonine-protein kinase LECRK1, which produces MVADRSSLVSLAAMAKPIDLLLLALTTCTLVSSLAVSGAQNTNITSGASLQAGAGAAWPSPSGRFAFGFYATDGGLAVGVWLATAPNVTVTWTAGRNDTPATGGKLWITYDGRLVWSGTDGGQDRSVAVPDQPAAAAAMRDDGSFVLYGANGTVVWSTFAAPTDTLLPGQELAPGAQLFSSVSATNRATGRYRLTNQANDGNLVMYPVQTENVAAAAYWDTSTFQIGFPLTLRLNAAGVLYLTGNSGNYTKNLTNPGAAQSAGEKQVFYRVTLDPDGVLRLYRHAVASSGAWRTEVQWIGPSDRCRVKGACGLNSYCVLDRDAQPGCACPQGFDFIDASNAALGCTETSGAGDCAAAAGLTMAMAAMQNMTWADTPYAVVGAGTSAADCQAACRADCLCAAVLLNGNDGTCTKQQLPLRYGRAGGGYTLFVKNAAAGTVNLGGRKGRGRVGRAATVALVCIGLLTCVSLGALLAAGRLVWASRRAAHRRLADADAEALDEEEAPLSLRSYSYQELEHATCSFREPLGRGAFGTVFRGTLHDGETAIAVKRLEKVVEEGEREFQREVRAIGRTSHRNLVRLLGFCHEGANRLLVYEYMSNGSLAERLFVNNKGGGGYPSWGERVGVALDVARGLHYLHDELESRVIHCDVKPQNILMDASGTAKIADFGLAKLLLPDQTRTFTGVRGTRGYLAPEWYRGAGPVTVKADVYSYGVVLLEVVTCRRSMELEEAGEERTLMELAHEWLLRGEVKRVMGGDEAVDAAEVERVVKVAMWCAQAEPQARPAMRTVILMLEGYVEVPFPPPPASS; this is translated from the coding sequence ATGGTTGCTGATCGGAGTTCATTAGTTAGCTTGGCCGCCATGGCTAAACCCATCGATCTTCTGCTGCTAGCACTCACCACGTGCACGCTTGTTTCGTCGCTGGCGGTGTCAGGCGCGCAGAACACAAACATCACCTCGGGGGCCTCCCTgcaggccggcgccggcgccgcctggcCCTCCCCGTCCGGCCGCTTCGCTTTCGGCTTCTACGCCACGGACGGgggcctcgccgtcggcgtctGGCTCGCCACCGCGCCCAACGTCACCGTCACGTGGACGGCCGGCCGCAACGACACGCCGGCCACGGGCGGCAAGCTCTGGATCACCTACGACGGCCGCCTCGTCTGGAGCGGCACCGACGGCGGCCAGGACAGGAGCGTCGCCGTGCCGGACCAgccggcagccgccgcggccatgCGCGACGACGGCAGCTTCGTGCTCTACGGCGCCAACGGGACCGTCGTGTGGTCCACCTTCGCGGCGCCCACGGACACCCTGCTCCCCGGGCAGGAACTCGCGCCCGGCGCGCAGCTCTTCTCCAGCGTCTCCGCCACCAACAGGGCAACCGGGAGGTACCGCCTGACCAACCAGGCCAACGACGGCAACCTCGTCATGTACCCCGTGCAGACGGAGAACGTTGCGGCCGCCGCGTACTGGGACACCAGCACGTTCCAGATCGGGTTCCCCCTCACCCTGCGCCTCAATGCCGCCGGCGTGCTCTACCTCACCGGCAACAGCGGCAACTACACCAAGAACCTGACCAATCCTGGGGCTGCGCAATCGGCCGGCGAGAAGCAAGTCTTCTACCGGGTCACGCTCGATCCCGACGGAGTCCTGCGCCTGTACCGCCACGCCGTCGCGTCCTCCGGCGCGTGGAGGACCGAGGTCCAGTGGATCGGGCCCAGCGACCGGTGCCGCGTCAAGGGCGCGTGCGGGCTCAACAGCTACTGCGTCCTCGATCGCGACGCGCAGCCCGGCTGCGCGTGCCCGCAGGGGTTCGACTTCATCGACGCCAGCAACGCCGCGCTGGGATGCACCGAgacctccggcgccggcgactgCGCTGCCGCAGCAGGTTTGACCATGGCAATGGCAGCGATGCAGAACATGACGTGGGCGGACACGCCGTACGCTGTGGTGGGCGCGGGCACGAGCGCGGCCGACTGCCAGGCCGCGTGCAGGGCCGACTGCCTCTGCGCCGCCGTGCTGCTCAACGGCAACGACGGGACCTGCACCAAGCAGCAGCTCCCGCTCCGGTAcggccgcgcgggcggcgggtaCACGCTGTTCGTGAAAAATGCCGCGGCGGGGACGGTGAACCTCGGCGGTCGTAAGGGACGCGGCCGCGTCGGGCGCGCGGCCACCGTCGCGCTGGTCTGCATCGGGCTCCTGACGTGCGTGTCTCTGGGCGCGCTCCTGGCGGCCGGGCGGCTGGTCTGGGCGAGCCGGAGGGCCGCGCACCGGCGCCTGGCGGACGCGGACGCCGAGGCCCTGGACGAAGAGGAGGCGCCCCTGAGCCTGAGGTCGTACAGCTACCAGGAGCTGGAGCACGCGACGTGCAGCTTCCGGGAGCCGCTGGGCCGCGGCGCGTTCGGCACGGTGTTCCGGGGCACGCTGCACGACGGCGAGACGGCCATCGCCGTGAAGCGGCTGGagaaggtggtggaggagggcgaGCGCGAGTTCCAGCGGGAGGTGCGCGCCATCGGGCGGACGAGCCACCGGAACCTGGTCCGGCTGCTGGGGTTCTGCCACGAGGGCGCCAACCGGCTGCTGGTGTACGAGTACATGAGCAACGGGTCCCTGGCGGAGCGCCTGTTCGTCAACaacaagggcggcggcggctacccGTCGTGGGGCGAGCGCGTGGGCGTCGCGCTGGACGTGGCGCGCGGGCTGCACTACCTCCACGACGAGCTGGAGAGCCGCGTGATCCACTGCGACGTGAAGCCGCAGAACATCCTGATGGACGCGTCGGGGACGGCCAAGATCGCCGACTTCGGGCTCGCCAAGCTGCTGCTCCCGGACCAGACGCGGACCTTCACGGGGGTGCGCGGCACGCGCGGGTACCTGGCCCCCGAGTGGTACCGCGGCGCCGGGCCCGTGACGGTGAAGGCGGACGTGTACAGCTACGGCGTGGTGCTGCTGGAGGTCGTGACGTGCCGCCGGAGCATGGAgctggaggaggccggcgaggagCGGACGCTCATGGAGCTGGCGCACGAGTGGCTGCTGAGAGGGGAGGTGAAGCGGGTgatgggcggcgacgaggccgtggatgcggcggaggtggagaggGTGGTGAAGGTGGCGATGTGGTGTGCGCAGGCGGAGCCGCAGGCCAGGCCGGCTATGAGGACCGTCATCCTCATGCTGGAAGGCTACGTGGAGGTgccgttcccgccgccgccggcatcgtcCTGA
- the LOC101753371 gene encoding peptidyl-prolyl cis-trans isomerase CYP22 yields MASTGGAAISAGPTPPSATAAAVEWHQRPPNPKNPVVFFDVTIGSIPAGRIKMELFADIAPKTAENFRQFCTGEHRKNGLPQGYKGCQFHRVIKDFMIQGGDFLKNDGTGCTSIYGTKFDDENFIAKHTGPGLLSLANSGPNSNGSQFFITCAKCDWLDNKHVVFGRVLGDGLLVVRKIENVATGPNNRPKLACIISECGEM; encoded by the exons ATGGCGTCCACCGGCGGAGCGGCCATCTCGGCGGGTcccacgccgccgtcggcgacggcggcggcggtggagtggCACCAGCGGCCGCCGAACCCGAAGAACCCGGTGGTGTTCTTCGACGTCACCATCGGGTCCATCCCCGCTGGCCGCATTAAGATGGAGCTCTTCGCTGACATCGCCCCCAAGACCGCCGAGAACTTCCG GCAGTTCTGCACTGGCGAGCACAG AAAGAATGGTTTGCCCCAGGGTTATAAGGGCTGTCAATTCCATAGAGTGATCAAAGATTTCATGATTCAGGGTGGTGATTTCTTGAAG AATGATGGTACTGGATGCACATCAATCTATGGTACCAAATttgatgatgaaaattttattgcAAAGCATACAGGGCCTGGACTGCTCTCATTG GCCAACAGTGGACCTAACTCTAATGGATCTCAG TTCTTTATAACATGTGCAAAGTGTGACTGGCTGGACAACAAACATGTGGTCTTTGGG AGAGTTCTTGGAGACGGTCTGCTTGTCGTGAGGAAGATTGAAAATGTTGCGACTGGACCGAACAACCGGCCAAAGCTTGCCTGCATTATAAGCGAGTGCGGTGAAATGTGA